Proteins encoded by one window of Serratia nevei:
- the recD gene encoding exodeoxyribonuclease V subunit alpha gives MIALLEQAVALGVLRPLDVQFARVVANEDEPDILLAAACLSAEAGAGHVCLMLEQLQADTLFEGRQPALALAVWEAAGRPDSARWQQRLAASAAVGDGSSATPLVLRGPRLYLQRMWQNEGEVAAFIGGEGESLAVPEAELRTILDRLFGAASDEPDWQKIAAAVAATRRIAVISGGPGTGKTTTVAKLLAALVQLDEGARLRIQLAAPTGKAAARLTESLGSASRQLALTPAQQALFPTEAATLHRLLGAQPNSQRMRYHRGNRLHLDVLVVDEASMVDLPMMARLIAALPDRARVIFLGDRDQLASVEAGAVLGDICRFAEQGYSDARAAELSRLTGCSLAGRQADAEAAVRDSLCLLRKSYRFDARSGIGQLALAVNTGAGDRALAALNGSFGDVTGYALATSEEYQALLDACVAGYRDYLRLTAEGADAAAVLAAFGRFQVLCALREGPFGVSGLNDRIELGLQRAGLIDRKPGVLGRWYRGRPVMIGRNDSALGLFNGDIGITLPDEHGDLRVHFQLPDGSIKSVQPSRLPAHETAYAMTVHKSQGSEFDHTVLVLPNHFLPVLTRELVYTAITRARKQLSLYATEAVLLRAIRMPTQRRSGLAERLQATE, from the coding sequence ATGATCGCACTGCTGGAGCAGGCGGTAGCGCTTGGCGTACTGCGTCCGCTGGACGTGCAGTTCGCCCGCGTGGTGGCGAACGAAGACGAGCCCGATATTTTGCTGGCCGCCGCCTGCCTGAGCGCAGAGGCGGGGGCCGGTCACGTCTGCCTGATGCTGGAACAGCTGCAGGCGGACACGCTGTTTGAAGGGCGCCAGCCGGCGTTGGCGTTGGCGGTGTGGGAGGCGGCCGGGCGACCGGATAGCGCGCGTTGGCAGCAGCGTTTGGCGGCCAGCGCAGCGGTTGGGGACGGCAGTAGCGCTACGCCACTGGTGCTGCGCGGGCCGCGCCTGTATCTGCAGCGCATGTGGCAAAACGAAGGTGAAGTGGCGGCGTTTATCGGCGGTGAAGGCGAGTCGTTGGCGGTACCGGAGGCTGAGCTGCGCACCATTCTCGACCGCTTGTTCGGCGCGGCGAGCGATGAACCCGATTGGCAGAAGATCGCCGCCGCAGTGGCCGCCACGCGGCGTATCGCGGTCATTTCCGGCGGGCCTGGCACCGGTAAAACCACCACCGTCGCCAAGCTGTTGGCGGCGCTGGTGCAGCTGGATGAAGGCGCGCGCTTGCGCATTCAGCTGGCGGCACCGACCGGCAAGGCGGCGGCGCGTCTGACGGAGTCGCTTGGCAGCGCCAGCCGCCAGTTGGCGCTGACCCCGGCGCAGCAGGCGCTGTTCCCGACGGAGGCGGCGACGTTGCACCGTCTGTTGGGGGCTCAACCGAACAGTCAGCGCATGCGCTATCACCGTGGCAACCGGCTGCATTTGGATGTGCTGGTGGTGGATGAGGCCTCGATGGTCGATCTGCCGATGATGGCACGCCTGATTGCCGCGCTGCCCGATCGGGCGCGGGTGATTTTCCTCGGCGACCGCGATCAGCTGGCCTCGGTGGAGGCCGGCGCGGTGCTGGGAGATATTTGCCGCTTTGCCGAGCAGGGATACAGCGACGCGCGTGCCGCAGAGCTGAGCCGCCTGACCGGCTGTTCGCTCGCAGGGCGGCAGGCCGATGCGGAAGCGGCGGTGCGCGACAGCCTGTGTCTGCTGCGCAAGAGTTACCGTTTCGATGCCCGTTCCGGCATCGGTCAGCTGGCGTTGGCGGTCAACACCGGGGCGGGGGATCGCGCGCTGGCGGCATTAAACGGCAGTTTCGGCGATGTCACGGGCTATGCGCTGGCAACGAGCGAAGAGTATCAGGCGCTGTTGGATGCCTGCGTGGCGGGCTATCGCGACTATTTGCGGCTGACCGCCGAAGGCGCGGACGCGGCGGCGGTGCTGGCGGCCTTTGGCCGTTTTCAGGTGCTGTGCGCGCTGCGTGAAGGGCCATTCGGCGTCTCCGGCTTGAATGATCGTATTGAGCTCGGGCTGCAGCGTGCCGGTCTGATCGACCGCAAACCGGGCGTGCTCGGCCGCTGGTACCGGGGGCGGCCGGTGATGATCGGCCGCAACGACAGCGCGCTGGGGCTGTTCAATGGAGATATCGGCATTACGCTGCCGGATGAGCACGGCGATTTGCGCGTGCATTTCCAACTGCCGGACGGCAGCATCAAGTCGGTGCAGCCGAGCCGTTTGCCGGCGCATGAAACCGCCTATGCCATGACGGTGCACAAATCTCAGGGATCGGAGTTTGACCATACGGTCCTGGTGTTGCCGAATCACTTCCTGCCGGTGCTGACGCGTGAGCTGGTCTATACCGCGATCACTCGCGCGCGTAAGCAGCTCTCGCTGTATGCCACGGAGGCGGTGTTGCTGCGGGCCATTCGCATGCCGACTCAGCGTCGCAGCGGATTGGCTGAACGGCTACAGGCGACGGAATAA
- the ptrA gene encoding pitrilysin, producing MRRQLARIAGLVLLAMCWAPLSWAAQGWQPLAEKINKSEHDPRQYEAVKLANGMTVLLVSDAQAPKSLAALALPVGSLEDPNSQLGLAHYLEHMVLMGSKRYPEPENLSEFLKKHGGSHNASTASYRTAFYLEVENDALEPAVDRMADAIAEPLLDPGNADRERNAVNAELTMARSRDGMRMAQVGAETLNPAHPSARFSGGNLDTLKDKPDSKLHDELTGFYKRYYSANLMMGVLYGNQPLSQLADIAAKTFGRVPNHDASVPPITVPAVTPEQQGIIIHYVPAQPRKQLKVEFRIDNNSAAFRSKTDTYISYLIGNRSKNTLSDWLQKQGLADAINAGADPMVDRNGGVFAISVSLTDKGLAQRDEVVAAIFNYLKMLRSEGIKQSYFDEISHVLNLDFRYPSITRDMDYIEWLVDTMLRVPVEHALDAPYLADRYDPKAIAERLDAMTPQNARIWFVSPDEPHNKTAYFVNAPYQVDKITPQRFTQWQQLGSGISLSLPALNPYIPDDFTLTKPSHEFKKPEMVVDKPGLRVLYMPSRYFADEPKADVTVAFRNAKTMDSARNQVLFSLTDYLAGLALDQLSYQASVGGLSFSTSPNNGLMFNANGFTQRLPQLLTALIEGYSSFTPTEEQLAQAKSWYLEQLDAAEKGKAFELAIQPVQMVSRVPYSERSERREVLKTLTLKDVLAYRDSLLAEATPELLVVGNMSKQQVDTLASTLKHRLGCTGIEWWHGEDVVVDKNQLANLQQVGSSTDSALAAVYVPTGYDEVTGMAYSSLLGQIIQPWFYSQLRTQEQLGYAVFAFPMSVGRQWGVGFLLQSNSKQPAYLYQRYQDFYPKTEKRLRDMSEADFEQYKQALINELKQRPQTLSEEASRFANDFDRGNFAFDTRQKLIAQVQQLTPAKLADYFHQAVIQPQGLAVLSQVSGSGQDKADYAAPKDWVTYPNASALQQILPRKVATP from the coding sequence ATGCGCAGACAGTTGGCCCGTATCGCCGGGCTGGTATTATTGGCTATGTGTTGGGCACCGTTGAGTTGGGCCGCGCAAGGATGGCAACCGCTGGCGGAGAAGATCAACAAGAGCGAACACGATCCACGTCAGTATGAAGCGGTCAAGTTGGCTAACGGCATGACGGTGTTGCTGGTGTCCGATGCCCAGGCTCCGAAATCGCTGGCGGCGCTGGCATTGCCGGTCGGGTCACTCGAAGATCCGAACAGCCAACTGGGCTTGGCGCACTATCTGGAACATATGGTGCTGATGGGCTCCAAGCGTTACCCAGAGCCGGAGAACCTGTCCGAATTCCTGAAAAAGCACGGCGGCAGCCACAACGCCAGCACGGCCTCTTATCGCACAGCCTTTTATCTGGAAGTGGAAAATGACGCGCTGGAGCCGGCGGTCGATCGCATGGCCGACGCCATTGCCGAGCCGCTGCTGGATCCGGGCAATGCCGATCGCGAGCGCAACGCGGTGAACGCCGAATTGACGATGGCACGTTCGCGCGATGGCATGCGTATGGCGCAGGTCGGCGCGGAAACCCTTAACCCGGCGCATCCGAGCGCGCGCTTCTCCGGCGGTAATCTCGATACGCTGAAAGACAAGCCGGACAGCAAGTTGCACGATGAGCTGACCGGCTTCTATAAACGCTACTACTCCGCCAACCTGATGATGGGCGTTTTGTACGGCAATCAGCCACTGTCGCAGCTGGCTGATATTGCGGCAAAAACCTTTGGCCGCGTGCCGAATCACGACGCCAGCGTGCCGCCGATCACCGTGCCGGCCGTGACGCCGGAACAGCAGGGCATCATCATTCACTATGTGCCGGCGCAGCCGCGCAAGCAGCTGAAGGTCGAGTTCCGCATCGATAACAACAGCGCCGCGTTTCGCAGCAAAACTGATACCTACATCAGCTACCTGATCGGCAACCGCAGCAAGAACACCCTGTCTGACTGGTTGCAGAAGCAGGGGCTGGCGGACGCCATCAATGCCGGCGCCGATCCGATGGTCGATCGCAACGGCGGCGTCTTCGCCATCAGCGTCTCCCTGACCGACAAAGGCCTGGCCCAGCGCGACGAAGTCGTCGCCGCCATTTTCAACTACCTGAAAATGCTGCGCAGCGAAGGCATCAAGCAGAGCTACTTCGACGAAATCTCGCATGTTCTGAACCTGGATTTCCGTTATCCGTCGATTACGCGCGACATGGACTACATCGAATGGCTGGTGGACACGATGCTGCGCGTGCCGGTTGAGCATGCGCTGGACGCGCCTTACCTGGCCGATCGTTATGATCCTAAGGCGATCGCCGAACGTCTGGATGCCATGACGCCGCAAAACGCGCGCATCTGGTTCGTCAGCCCGGATGAGCCGCACAACAAGACGGCCTATTTCGTCAACGCGCCTTACCAGGTCGACAAAATCACGCCGCAGCGCTTTACGCAGTGGCAGCAGCTGGGCAGCGGCATTTCCCTGTCGTTGCCGGCGCTCAATCCGTACATCCCGGATGACTTTACCCTGACCAAGCCGTCGCACGAGTTCAAAAAGCCGGAAATGGTGGTGGATAAACCTGGCCTGCGCGTGCTGTACATGCCGAGCCGTTACTTCGCCGACGAGCCGAAGGCCGACGTCACCGTCGCTTTCCGCAACGCCAAGACCATGGATTCCGCGCGTAACCAGGTGCTGTTCTCGCTGACGGATTATCTGGCCGGCCTCGCGCTGGACCAGCTGAGCTATCAGGCATCGGTCGGCGGGCTGAGCTTCTCGACCTCGCCGAACAACGGCCTGATGTTTAACGCCAACGGTTTTACCCAGCGTTTGCCGCAGTTGCTGACGGCGCTGATCGAGGGCTATTCCAGCTTCACGCCGACGGAAGAGCAGCTGGCGCAGGCCAAATCCTGGTATCTGGAACAGTTGGACGCCGCCGAGAAGGGCAAGGCGTTTGAGCTGGCCATTCAGCCGGTGCAGATGGTTTCCCGCGTGCCGTATTCCGAACGCAGCGAGCGCCGCGAAGTGCTGAAGACGCTGACGCTGAAAGACGTGCTGGCCTATCGCGATAGCCTGCTGGCCGAGGCCACGCCAGAGCTGTTGGTGGTGGGCAACATGAGCAAGCAGCAGGTCGACACGCTGGCGTCGACGCTGAAACATCGCCTGGGCTGTACCGGCATCGAATGGTGGCACGGCGAAGACGTGGTGGTGGACAAGAATCAGCTGGCCAACCTGCAACAGGTGGGCAGCAGCACCGACTCGGCGCTGGCGGCGGTCTATGTGCCGACCGGCTACGACGAAGTGACCGGCATGGCCTACAGCTCGCTGCTGGGGCAGATTATTCAGCCGTGGTTCTATAGCCAACTGCGCACTCAGGAGCAATTGGGGTATGCGGTCTTTGCCTTCCCGATGTCGGTGGGGCGCCAGTGGGGCGTGGGCTTCCTGTTGCAGAGCAACAGCAAGCAGCCGGCCTACCTGTACCAGCGCTATCAGGATTTCTACCCGAAAACCGAGAAGCGCTTGCGCGACATGAGCGAGGCGGACTTTGAGCAGTACAAACAGGCGCTCATCAATGAGCTGAAGCAGCGGCCGCAAACCCTGAGCGAAGAGGCCAGCCGGTTCGCCAACGATTTCGATCGCGGCAATTTCGCCTTCGATACCCGTCAGAAGCTGATCGCGCAGGTGCAGCAGCTGACGCCGGCCAAGCTGGCGGATTATTTCCACCAGGCGGTGATCCAGCCACAGGGGCTGGCGGTGCTGTCACAGGTGAGCGGCAGCGGGCAAGACAAGGCGGATTACGCGGCGCCTAAGGACTGGGTCACCTATCCGAACGCGTCTGCATTGCAGCAGATCCTGCCGCGCAAAGTGGCGACGCCATGA
- the amiC gene encoding N-acetylmuramoyl-L-alanine amidase AmiC — MPNSNHNLGRRRLLQGVAASWLLSVSRTGFAASSHVIAVRVWPSSTYTRVTLESNVELKYKQFALTNPDRVVVDIEGVHLNSVLKGIAGQVRADDPYLKQARVGQFDQNTVRLVLELKQSVSPHIFTLAPVPEYRNRLVMDLYPTKAGSGGEEYDPLLALLEDYNKGDLERTLPPEAPQAGKAGRDRPIVIMLDPGHGGEDPGAIGKYKTREKDIVLQIARKLSAMIKREPNMKVFMTRNEDVFIPLKVRVAKARKQRADLFVSIHADAFTSRAARGSSVFALSTKGATSSAAKFLAQTQNASDQIGGVSKSGDRYLDHTMFDLIQTATINDSLKFGKEVLNRMGKINRLHKNRVDQAGFAVLKAPDIPSILVETAFISNIEEERKLRTSHFQQQVAESILAGIKAYFANGGALASR; from the coding sequence ATGCCAAACTCTAATCACAATCTGGGCCGCCGTCGTTTATTACAGGGCGTTGCCGCCAGCTGGTTGCTGAGTGTGAGTCGTACGGGCTTCGCCGCGTCATCGCACGTGATCGCCGTGCGCGTCTGGCCATCCTCCACCTATACCCGCGTCACGCTGGAATCCAACGTCGAGCTGAAATACAAGCAGTTTGCCCTGACCAATCCCGATCGCGTGGTGGTGGACATCGAAGGCGTTCACCTTAACAGCGTGCTGAAAGGCATCGCCGGGCAGGTACGTGCCGACGACCCTTATCTCAAGCAGGCGCGCGTCGGCCAGTTCGATCAGAATACCGTGCGGCTGGTGCTGGAGCTCAAGCAGAGCGTCAGCCCGCATATTTTCACGCTGGCGCCGGTGCCGGAGTATCGCAACCGTCTGGTCATGGATCTCTACCCGACCAAGGCCGGCAGCGGCGGTGAGGAGTATGATCCGCTACTGGCGTTACTGGAAGATTACAACAAGGGCGATCTGGAGCGCACGTTGCCGCCGGAAGCGCCGCAGGCCGGCAAGGCGGGGCGCGATCGGCCGATCGTCATCATGCTGGATCCTGGCCACGGCGGCGAAGATCCCGGCGCTATCGGCAAGTACAAGACGCGCGAGAAAGACATCGTATTGCAGATTGCCCGCAAGCTGAGCGCCATGATCAAGCGCGAGCCGAACATGAAGGTGTTCATGACGCGCAACGAAGACGTGTTTATCCCGCTCAAGGTGCGCGTCGCCAAGGCGCGCAAGCAGCGCGCGGATCTGTTCGTTTCGATTCACGCCGACGCCTTTACCAGCCGCGCGGCGCGCGGTTCATCGGTGTTCGCGTTGTCCACCAAGGGCGCCACCAGCTCGGCGGCCAAGTTCCTGGCGCAGACGCAGAACGCGTCGGACCAAATTGGCGGCGTCAGCAAGAGCGGCGACCGTTATCTCGACCATACCATGTTCGATCTGATCCAGACCGCGACCATCAACGACAGCCTGAAGTTCGGCAAGGAAGTGTTGAATCGGATGGGGAAAATCAACCGGTTGCACAAGAATCGCGTCGATCAGGCCGGTTTTGCGGTGTTGAAGGCGCCGGATATCCCGTCGATCCTGGTGGAAACGGCGTTTATCAGCAATATCGAAGAGGAGCGCAAGCTGCGCACCAGCCATTTCCAGCAGCAGGTGGCGGAGTCGATTCTGGCGGGCATCAAGGCTTATTTCGCCAACGGCGGCGCGCTGGCGAGCCGATAG
- the recB gene encoding exodeoxyribonuclease V subunit beta, with translation MTETAPQRLEPLTLPLFGERLIEASAGTGKTFTIGALYLRLLLGLGGEAAFPRPLTVEEILVVTFTEAATEELRGRIRDNIHGLRIACVRGVSANPLFSALMAEIDDLTDAASQLLAAERQMDEAAIYTIHGFCQRMLTHNAFESGMLFEQTLVQDELPLRRQACADFWRRHCYPLPLGVARAVSQEWSGPEALLADLSGYLHGEAPALRRPPKDEETVLMRHEQIVARIDAIKAQWRAAAGDLEALIAQSGVDKRSYSSKHLPNWLNKVGEWSGQETQDYQLPKELDKFRQSVLLEKTKKGEPPRHVLFTAIDELFDEPLTLRDLIMARALSEIRTSIQQEKRQRAELGFDDLLSRLDGALQSGGGEQLAQAIRQRYPVAMIDEFQDTDPQQYRIFQKLYVGRPDCGLLLIGDPKQAIYAFRGADIFTYMRARSEVSAHYTLETNWRSSPSMVASVNHLFSQVEKPFLFGQIPFIEVSAAEKNQGLAFDLHGKPQPAMQFWLQQGEGAGVSDYQQLMARLCATQIRDWLSAGQQGQAWLQGGKEPRSVQASDITVLVRSRNEAALVRDALSALSIPSVYLSNRDSVFDTPEAKDLLWLLQAVLAPEQERTLRSAMATGLMGLDAPTLDGLSRDERAWDALVNEFDNYRTLWLRRGVLPMLSEVMKARQLAENLLASAGGERRLTDVLHLGELLQEAAAQLDSEHALVRWLAQQIAQPNRQSDNQQLRLESDRHLVQVITIHKSKGLEFDLVWLPFVGNFRQQQQALYHDRHSFQALLDLDANEESQAWAEEERLAEDLRLLYVALTRSVYHCSIGIAPLFQGTRKKQGETDLHRSALGYLLQGGQAGDAAYLQERLQQLAGGGIALSLVEPPDEVPWQPQASLTEALEAKSFTRRIQDFWRVTSYTGLQQHGASLMQDLLPRLDVDAAGERGEESEPALTPHTFPRGATPGTFLHSLFETLDFTQPLDEQWLLAQLQQHGFAEHWQPILLAWMQVLLNTPLADSGVTLAALTPQHKQAELQFYLPINRLLQAKELDALVKRYDPLSARCPALDFHQVQGMLKGFIDLVFCWQGKYYLLDYKSNWLGEDSSAYTRPAMEQAMAEHRYDLQYQLYTLALHRYLHHRLPDYDYRCHFGGVIYLFLRGVDAAHPGNGIFTCLPELELVEGMDRLFSGEAVATEEGS, from the coding sequence ATGACGGAAACTGCCCCGCAGAGGCTGGAGCCGCTGACGCTGCCGCTGTTCGGCGAACGCCTGATCGAAGCGTCGGCGGGCACCGGCAAAACCTTTACCATCGGCGCGCTGTACCTGCGTTTGCTGCTGGGATTGGGCGGTGAAGCGGCGTTTCCTCGTCCGCTGACGGTAGAAGAAATCCTGGTGGTGACCTTTACCGAGGCCGCCACCGAGGAGCTGCGCGGGCGTATCCGCGACAATATTCACGGATTACGCATCGCCTGCGTGCGGGGCGTCAGCGCCAACCCGCTGTTTTCGGCGCTGATGGCTGAAATTGACGATTTGACCGACGCCGCCTCGCAGCTGCTGGCGGCGGAGCGGCAGATGGATGAAGCGGCGATCTACACCATTCACGGCTTTTGCCAACGAATGCTGACGCACAACGCCTTCGAGTCCGGCATGCTGTTTGAACAAACGCTGGTGCAGGACGAGCTGCCGCTGCGGCGGCAGGCCTGTGCCGACTTCTGGCGTCGCCACTGCTATCCGTTGCCGCTGGGCGTGGCGCGTGCGGTCAGCCAAGAGTGGAGCGGCCCGGAAGCGTTGCTGGCCGATCTTTCCGGCTATCTGCACGGTGAGGCGCCGGCGCTGCGTCGCCCGCCGAAGGACGAAGAAACCGTCCTGATGCGCCACGAGCAGATCGTCGCGCGTATCGACGCCATCAAGGCGCAATGGCGGGCGGCGGCGGGCGATCTGGAGGCGTTGATCGCCCAGTCCGGCGTCGATAAGCGCAGTTACAGCAGCAAGCACCTGCCGAACTGGCTGAACAAGGTCGGCGAATGGAGCGGGCAGGAGACCCAGGACTACCAGTTGCCGAAGGAACTGGATAAATTTCGCCAGTCGGTGCTGCTGGAGAAGACCAAGAAAGGCGAGCCGCCGCGGCATGTGCTGTTCACGGCGATCGACGAGCTGTTCGATGAGCCGTTGACGCTGCGCGACCTGATCATGGCGCGTGCGCTCAGCGAGATCCGCACTTCCATTCAGCAGGAAAAGCGCCAGCGCGCCGAGCTGGGGTTTGACGACCTGCTCAGCCGGCTGGACGGCGCCCTGCAAAGCGGCGGTGGTGAACAGCTGGCGCAGGCGATCCGTCAGCGCTACCCGGTGGCGATGATCGATGAATTCCAGGATACCGATCCGCAGCAATACCGTATTTTCCAAAAGCTTTACGTCGGCCGGCCCGATTGCGGCCTGCTGCTGATCGGCGATCCCAAGCAGGCGATTTACGCCTTTCGCGGTGCCGACATTTTTACCTACATGCGGGCGCGTTCAGAGGTGAGCGCCCACTATACGCTGGAGACCAACTGGCGCTCGTCGCCGTCGATGGTCGCCAGCGTCAATCACCTGTTTTCTCAGGTAGAAAAGCCTTTCCTGTTCGGCCAAATCCCCTTTATCGAGGTCAGCGCGGCGGAAAAGAACCAAGGGTTGGCGTTTGACCTGCACGGCAAGCCGCAACCGGCGATGCAGTTCTGGCTGCAGCAGGGGGAAGGCGCCGGTGTAAGTGATTACCAACAGTTGATGGCGCGCCTGTGCGCCACGCAAATTCGCGACTGGCTCAGCGCCGGGCAGCAGGGCCAGGCATGGTTGCAGGGCGGCAAGGAGCCTCGTTCGGTACAAGCCTCCGATATCACAGTGCTGGTGCGCAGCCGGAATGAGGCGGCGTTGGTGCGCGATGCGCTGAGCGCGCTGTCCATTCCGTCGGTGTATCTGTCCAACCGCGACAGCGTGTTCGACACCCCGGAGGCCAAAGACCTGCTGTGGTTGTTGCAGGCGGTGTTGGCGCCGGAACAGGAGCGCACGCTGCGCAGCGCCATGGCCACCGGGCTGATGGGGTTGGACGCGCCGACGCTGGACGGCCTGAGCCGCGATGAGCGCGCCTGGGACGCGCTGGTTAACGAGTTCGACAACTACCGCACGCTCTGGCTGCGCCGCGGCGTGTTGCCGATGCTGAGCGAGGTGATGAAAGCGCGCCAGCTGGCGGAGAACCTGCTGGCCAGCGCCGGCGGCGAGCGTCGCTTGACCGACGTGCTGCACCTGGGGGAGCTGTTGCAAGAGGCGGCGGCGCAGCTCGACAGCGAGCATGCGCTGGTTCGCTGGTTGGCGCAGCAGATTGCCCAGCCTAATCGCCAGTCCGACAATCAACAGCTGCGGCTGGAGAGCGACCGGCATCTGGTGCAGGTGATCACCATCCACAAGTCCAAGGGGCTGGAATTCGATCTGGTGTGGCTGCCGTTCGTCGGCAATTTCCGCCAGCAGCAACAGGCGCTGTATCACGATCGCCACAGCTTCCAGGCATTGCTGGATCTCGACGCCAATGAAGAGAGCCAGGCCTGGGCGGAGGAGGAGCGGTTGGCGGAAGACCTGCGTCTGCTGTACGTGGCGCTGACCCGCTCGGTGTACCACTGCAGCATCGGCATTGCGCCGTTGTTCCAGGGCACGCGCAAGAAACAGGGCGAGACCGATCTGCACCGCAGCGCATTGGGTTATCTGTTGCAGGGCGGGCAGGCCGGCGACGCCGCGTATCTGCAAGAGCGGCTGCAGCAACTGGCGGGCGGCGGTATTGCGCTGTCGCTGGTGGAACCGCCGGACGAGGTGCCCTGGCAGCCCCAGGCGTCGCTGACCGAAGCGCTGGAAGCGAAAAGTTTTACCCGGCGGATCCAGGATTTTTGGCGGGTGACCAGCTATACCGGTTTGCAACAGCACGGCGCGAGCCTGATGCAAGATCTGCTGCCGCGTCTGGATGTCGATGCCGCGGGCGAGCGCGGGGAAGAAAGTGAGCCAGCGCTCACACCGCATACCTTCCCGCGCGGCGCAACGCCCGGTACTTTCTTGCACAGCCTGTTCGAAACGCTGGATTTCACTCAGCCGTTAGACGAACAGTGGCTGCTGGCACAGCTGCAACAGCACGGGTTCGCCGAACATTGGCAGCCGATTTTGCTGGCGTGGATGCAGGTGTTGCTCAACACGCCGCTCGCCGACAGCGGCGTGACGCTGGCGGCGCTGACGCCGCAGCACAAGCAGGCCGAGCTGCAGTTCTATTTGCCGATCAACCGGCTGTTGCAGGCGAAGGAGCTCGATGCCCTGGTGAAGCGTTACGATCCGCTTTCCGCCCGCTGTCCGGCGCTGGATTTTCATCAGGTGCAGGGCATGCTGAAAGGCTTTATCGACCTGGTGTTCTGCTGGCAGGGCAAATACTACCTGCTGGACTACAAGTCCAACTGGCTGGGGGAAGACAGTAGCGCCTATACCCGGCCGGCGATGGAGCAGGCGATGGCGGAGCATCGTTACGATCTGCAATACCAGCTGTATACGCTGGCGCTGCATCGTTATCTGCATCATCGGTTGCCGGATTACGATTATCGGTGCCATTTTGGCGGGGTGATTTATCTGTTCCTGCGCGGCGTGGATGCGGCGCACCCGGGCAACGGCATTTTCACCTGTCTCCCTGAGCTTGAGCTGGTAGAGGGGATGGATCGCTTGTTCAGCGGCGAAGCTGTGGCGACGGAGGAAGGATCATGA
- the argA gene encoding amino-acid N-acetyltransferase, with protein MKERSTELVQGFRHSVPYINAHRGKTFVIMLGGEAIEHENFSNIVNDIGLLHSLGIRLVVVYGARPQIDANLAQHNHEPIYHKHTRVTDAHTLELVKQAAGLLQLDITARLSMSLNNTPLQGAHINVVSGNFIIAQPLGIDDGIDYCHSGRIRRIDEDAIHRQLDSNAIVLIGPVAVSVTGESFNLTSEEVATQLAIKLKAEKMIGFCSSQGVTDAEGNILSELFPNDAQKRLEELEEGGDYHSGTVRFLRGAVKGCRSGVRRSHLISYQEDGALVQELFSRDGIGTQIVMESAEQVRRATINDIGGILELIRPLEQQGILVRRSREQLEMEIDKFTIIERDNLTIACAALYPFLEEKIGEMACVAVHPDYRSSSRGEMLLQRVENQARQMGLKKLFVLTTRSIHWFQERGFTPAEVDVLPMQKQALYNYQRRSKILLADL; from the coding sequence GTGAAGGAACGTAGTACAGAGCTGGTGCAAGGATTCCGTCACTCAGTCCCCTATATCAACGCCCACCGCGGCAAAACGTTTGTCATCATGCTCGGCGGGGAAGCCATCGAACACGAGAATTTCTCCAACATCGTCAACGATATCGGGCTGCTGCATAGTCTGGGCATTCGCCTGGTGGTGGTTTACGGCGCACGGCCGCAGATCGACGCCAATCTGGCGCAGCACAACCATGAGCCGATCTACCACAAACACACCCGCGTGACCGACGCCCATACGCTCGAGCTGGTTAAGCAGGCCGCCGGTTTGTTGCAGCTCGATATCACCGCCCGGCTGTCGATGAGCCTCAACAACACGCCGCTGCAAGGTGCGCATATCAACGTGGTCAGCGGCAACTTCATCATCGCGCAGCCGCTGGGCATCGATGACGGCATCGACTACTGTCACAGCGGCCGCATTCGCCGCATCGATGAAGACGCAATCCACCGCCAGCTCGACAGCAACGCCATCGTGCTGATCGGCCCGGTCGCGGTTTCGGTCACCGGCGAGAGCTTCAACCTGACTTCGGAAGAAGTGGCTACCCAGTTGGCGATCAAGCTGAAAGCGGAAAAAATGATCGGTTTCTGCTCCTCGCAAGGCGTGACCGACGCGGAGGGCAACATCCTTTCCGAGCTGTTCCCCAACGACGCGCAAAAGCGCCTTGAAGAGCTCGAGGAAGGCGGCGACTACCATTCCGGCACCGTGCGCTTCCTGCGCGGCGCGGTAAAAGGCTGCCGCAGCGGTGTGCGCCGCAGCCACCTGATCAGCTACCAGGAAGACGGCGCGCTGGTGCAAGAGCTGTTCTCGCGCGACGGCATCGGCACCCAAATCGTGATGGAGAGCGCCGAACAGGTGCGCCGGGCGACGATCAACGACATCGGCGGCATCCTGGAACTGATCCGGCCGCTCGAACAGCAGGGTATTCTGGTGCGCCGTTCGCGTGAACAGCTGGAGATGGAGATCGACAAGTTCACCATTATCGAACGCGACAACCTGACCATCGCCTGCGCGGCGCTGTACCCGTTCTTAGAGGAAAAAATCGGTGAGATGGCCTGTGTCGCGGTACATCCCGATTACCGCAGTTCTTCGCGCGGCGAGATGCTGCTGCAGCGGGTGGAAAACCAGGCGCGTCAGATGGGGCTGAAGAAGCTGTTCGTGCTGACCACCCGCAGCATCCACTGGTTCCAGGAACGCGGATTCACCCCGGCGGAAGTCGACGTGCTGCCGATGCAAAAGCAGGCGCTGTATAACTATCAGCGCCGTTCCAAAATCCTGCTGGCCGATCTGTAA